GTGTGGCAACACATCTCTTAGGCTTAGCAGGGACGGGCTGCACCCCATCGTCCAAACAGGCCAggcagagaaggggcagggaCGGGGCTCCgtggaggagagcagagcagCAGGCGGCCAGGCGGGGCGGCCGGCCCCAGGGCCTAAGTCATTTGATGCGGGGCCTCCAGCATCTCCATGAGGAAGGTGTCGATGGGCGTGTCCCCGATGAGTTTGAAGAAGAACAGATGCTCCAGGCACTTGAGGCCGATGGACCGCAGAGCCGGCAGGCGGAGCAGCAGCTTGGCGAACCTGAGGAGAGCGGGCGTGAGGGCGAGTGGGTGGTCACCCTCCTCCACCCTGGCAAGCCTCATTCCCGATCCCCCCAAGATGTGCAGAGACCTGTGCGCTGAGCCCCAGTGGGAAAGGAGAGCCCCTCCAGCAGTGGGAATAGCAGGGCAGGGCCTGGAGACGGGAGGGCGGGCACGAAGACCCCCAAAAGAAAACCCACAGGGTGGACAAGGTCTGGGATCTGGGATGAAGGGGCCGGTGGGGCGAGACAGTGGCCGGGCTGAGGAAGGCTGACCAGGGCTTTGTGGGGGCGTTTACAACACACAGGCTTTCTCCGAGGGTCCCAGGGAGTCGCAACGGTATTTTAcacaagggggggagggagggggcaacAAGAAGAGCCACTTGCCGCAGGGAGAGATCAAAGAAAGGGGAGGTGGTCCTGAGCCGGAGAGAGGTCTGAGCGAGCAAGCCCCGCCCTGTGCCCCTGCCAGGCCCAGCCGGTCCCCAGAAACCGCTCTGCCAGAGCCGGGCCTGAGACAGGACGCCCCTTGGCCCCCCACCCCGGGAGTCTCTTCAGGGGACCCCGGGAGAAGTCTGGGGGCTCGTGGAGGGGAAACCTCAGGCTCGGCTAACTGGGTCaaatgtccccccccccaaaaaagtccgCATCTGCCCCTAGCCCCCCCCATGCTGTCCAGGTCTCCCCACTCAGGACCCTCGAGGGGCTGCAGGTCTGGGGGAACCTCGTGACTTAATAACGCctgtatttgggggggggggcaggagcccTGTGGTGGGCTGCCCACAACCCCCATTTTCTGGAGTGGGGCCAGAAAGCGCGCGGTTTTCTGCTGAGCTGGCGCGAAGGCCGCAGCGGGGAGCCAGGAAAAACAAGCAGCCTGCCACTCCATCCTCCATCCGGGAAGCTTCCCCCTAAACCGAACCAGATGAGGGCCCAGCCGCCCGGACACGGTTAACCGTGTGTGCGCCAGCCAGTGGGCCGGGGGTGGGCGGCCCGCTGTCCCGAGGACCCCAAACCAGGGGGGTGTGCCCTTCCGGAAGAAGAGGGTACAATCGGGACAATGCTGAGCGGGCTCCCTTCTCCCAACACCCACTGTGCCCGCCACACTGCGAGCCTGGAAACCAGACGGCCCTGCCCACCCAGCCCCTGTCAGGCGGGCGAGAGGAAGCTCCGCCCTGGGGTCACGCCATCCGTCCACTCTGCGTGCGCTCAcaaagtgcctactatgtgccggtGTCCATCCTTGTAGGGGCGAGCACCAAGGCCCTGCTCTGCTGGttcccctgggggtgggggtcagcaCGGCCTTCTCCACGTCCTCCACAGAGacaagcacctactgtgtgccggcACAGGGCCCACCTTGCGATGGGGCCACAGGAGCGTGTGCGAGCGTGTGCGAGCGTGTGCGAGCGTGTTTGCACATGTCTGCGCCGGGGCCCAGCGAGCCAGGTGCTCCCCAGGGTCCCCTCCACCCAGGAGGGGTGACGGAAGGGCTGGCGACGGTCCGGccggggcagggggactggatgCAAGACCACGCGATCCGCCCGCGGTGGGCTCACCTCCCCGGCTGCTCCGGGTACTTGTGTTTGCAGTACGCCTCCAGGGACGCGTACACCTTCTCCCGCAGGGCCTCCACCTCGGCCGGGTTCGAGAGCCCCTTGGAGTCTGCAGGGGAGAAGGGGCCGCAGGTCAGAGCCCCCGCCTGGGAAGCCGCCCGGGGACCTGCGCACTGGCCAGCTCCAAGAATGCCCCCTCCACACAGCACCCAAGGTGGGGGGCGGTCCGGCTGGACCCAGGGTAGGCCTGCCCGTCAGGGACACCACCTGCACTGTCCTCCCTCAGCACTGGACGCTCAGGCGGAGCCTGGCTCTCCCTGACCCCAGGGTTCTCGTGCACAGCGGCGCCACGCCTTGGACGGCAGAACCCTGAGGCCCAGCCGGAGGCCGTGCCAAAGCACGAACGAGTGTGGCTCGCTGAACCCCACTGCCTGCAGCGGGTGCCTCGTGGGACCTGCGCGGGGCCAGAGGAGGAGGCAGCGTGGCTGTGCCCCTTCGTAAACGGGCCGCCGTGGCCGGCGGGGGTCCCCCAGTGCAGAACGCGGGGCGGGAGGCCGTACCGGGGTTGAACAGGACGATGGCGCGCAGGCAGCCCAGCTCCGTCTTGTCCATGTGCATGTCTCTCATCTTCGACACGAGCTCCGTCAGGACCCTGTGCAGGGAGCGGGCAAACACCCAGGCCCGTGTCAGACCGGGCCCCTCGCTAGGCTGCCCCCCGAAATACCCACAGGACTCAGGGAGCCTGGCATGGCCCGGGAGGGCCGCTGAGAAGGGCGAGGCCAACCTGGGAGCTGCCGGGCAGGGGGACAGGGCTCGAGGTCTGCCACACCAGGCCTGCCCCTTCCTGCCCTGGGGCGGGGTGTCCCCCCTGCTTGGAGAGGCTCTGCGTGTGGGACTTTATTCTGAGAAAGTGGAGACTAAGGGCCCTTGTGACAGCTAAGCCAAGGTGAGCCAGGGACCCGGACGGACATGGGGGACCAAGCCCACGGCCACCCGACACCCAGTTGCAGAGGGCACGGCAGCCCAAGGCACAGCCCTGGAGCGCCCACATCACAACCACCTCTTCCAGTCAAGGGGATAGCAGACAGGGACGGGCAGCTCCTGGCCACCTTGCCAGGTGAGCCGTGTCCCTGGCGTACAATCTACACGGAACAGACAGGCTGCCGGGACCTGGGCGCGGGCCTGGCCTGCCCCCACGAGGCCCCCAGGGGTGCTGAGCAGCGGCCGAGCTCCACCAAGCAGGCGCCAGGAGCAGGGGCTGAGACGGAGCTGACCGCTCAGGGACAGGTCACCACACGGGGCACGTGCCGGCTGTGACACGTAACAGTCACAGCTCCAAAAACTGGCACGCAAGACCTTACAGACACTGTGAAGCCATATCTGCAGAACAAGCAACTTCTGCTTTTTAGAGTGCAGCTCtcgtggccctggcctgttggctcagtggtagagcgtcggccgagcatgtggaagtcccaggttctattcccggtcagggcacacaagagaggcgcccatctgcttctccacccctccccctctccttcctctctgtctctctcttcccctcccgcagctgaggctccattggagcaaagttggtccgggcgctgaggatggctccatggcctctgccccaggtgctagagtggctctggttgcaacagagcgacaccccagatgggcagagcatcgccccctggtgggcagagcatcgccccctggtgggcgtgccgggtggatcccggtcgggcacatgcgggagtcagtctgactgcctccccgtttccaacctcagaaaaatacaaaaaaaacaaaaaacaaaagatacagagCACAGCTCTCCTCCCCACGTACGGGACTGAGGACTGGGCGGGAAGAAACCAAAGCAGTAGCGTGGCCGCAAGGACCCCGGTGGGAGAGTGCTGACCTTCGCCTCAGACTTCCCTCAGCGCCCCACCCGTGACCGTCGCGAACGGAGCAAACGGCATGCGGACGTGAGCCCGGGCAGAAGGCCGCCCCACCTGTCGAAGATGGCGCCCACCCCCGCGCTGTGGGCGCTGTTCCGGTGCACGTGCAGCCCCGTGGCGAGGAGGATCCCGTCCTTCACGGCGATGGACCGGTGGGAGAAGGAGGCGATGAGCAGCTCGTTCCAGCCTGGGGCGCCGGGAAGCGGGGAGACGGTCGGTCAGCTGTGTCCAGGCCCCCGGGGCCCGCCCGCCCCTCGCCAGGGCCCTCAAAGGCAGCATGTGCCATCACAGGCCCGTCATGTTGGGGGAGCCAAGAAGCTAGGGTGCCCAGAGTGGGCCCCACGGAACCCTAATCCCATGAACGCTCCACAGAAAAGAGGCTCCTGAGCACCGCCACTTGGAAAACATCCCCCTCTACAGGGCACGCTGGTgcagcaaaggccctgaggccctCACAGAACATCCCGGCGGGCATTCAACTTGGGCACCCCAGACTCGTGTGCCCAGGGAAGTCTCTTTGCCAAGTGCAGGATGCTCCTGTCACTTAGCCATCAGTGAGAGTGCCCGCTGTTCTCTGGGACACACGGGGTAGCTCATGCCATGCCACGGAGACGTGGGAGCTCCCACGATTTGCTGACACAACCACGGAGCAGCAGCTGCCCGTCGGGCCCCAATAGCAAACTCTCAGAATTCCACGTGTGCTCTGTGCAACCCCACAAAACAGTCAACGATCCATCTAAAACGGGGCGTGTTTGAGCCACCGGCCCACTTGGCACGCTGTGATGCCAGCAGAGAAACCACACACCAACCGTCCAAGGCTTAGAAACGGGctagaaagaaaactgaaaactacTTGTATCCAAATGTTTCCACAACTCCCATGAGTCAGGTAGCACGAAGCCACCTTCAGTGGAACAGTCAGAGGGTCAGTGCCGTGGCCTCCGCTCCCGAGGGCTCCCAAGACTGCGGGTTCCACGGCTGACCCATCCGTGGACTAACCACGTAATCCTGACCACAATCCTACAAAGCAAGGGTCACCCATTCTACAGAGGggcaaactgaggcccagggaggagaaGGGCAGCCCTGCCCACCGTGGCAGGATGACTCCGCCCAGCCCCGCCAGGCTGCCACTCACCGGCCCTCAGCAAGATGACCTGGTCGTCCAGGGGCAGCTCAGAGAAGTGAGGGATCCGCTTGGCCCACTCCACCAGCGTGAAGAGCTGCTTGTCCGCCGCCTGGCAGATGTTGGTGACGGGGTCGTTGGGCTGGGTGAGGGAGGCATCGTGGtgagcagcacacagagcactCAGCCCGGACCAGGCCCCGCTAGCCCGGCAGGGGCTGCGCATGCCCCCAGACACAGACACCACGTCCGAATCCCGGGCCCTTTGACCGTGACATTCACACGGCCACAGGGACTTTGCAGAAGTGAATGAGTTAACAGTCTTAGGATGGGAAGGGACCCGGATGATACAGTGGGCCCAGTGCCACCACAGGAGTCcttagagaaggaggcaggaggtCAGTCAGGAGGAGATGTGAGGACAGAGCAGGGAGGACAAGGCCACCCCGAAGCTGGAGGGACGGGCTGTGACCCAGAGCGCGAGGCCTCTGGTCCGGGGGAAGGCATGGAAGCTTCCAGGAGGAAGGAGCCCCCAAGGGGAGGCCCTCCAGCAGGGAACTAGCCTCCAAGGgggaccagcctccaggggggaccagcctccagggggGGACCAGCCTCCAGGAAGAACCAGCCTCCAGAGGGGACCAGCCTCCAGGGAGAACCAGGCTCAAGGGGGGACCAGCCTCCAGGAAGAACCAGCCTCCAGGAGAAACCAGCATCCAGGAAGAACCAGCCTCCAAGGGAAACCAGCATCCAGGAAGAACCAGCCTCCAGGGGGGACCAGCCTCCTGGGGGGGACCAGCCTCCAGGAAGAACCAGCCTCCAGGGGGGACCAACCTCCAGGGGGGGACCAGCCTCCAGGAAGAACCAGCCTCCAGAGgggaccagcctccagggggaACCAGCCTCTAGGGGGAACCAGCCTCCAGGAGAACCAGCCTCCAGGAAGAACCAGCCTCCAGGGgggaccagcctccagggggaACCAGCCTCCAGGAGAACCAGCCTCCAGGAAGAACCAGCCTCCAGGGgggaccagcctccagggggGACCAGCCTCCAGGAAGAACCAGCCCCCAGTGGGGACCAGCCTCCAGGAAGAACCAGCCTCCAGGGgggaccagcctccagggggaACCAGCCTCCAGGGGGAACCAGCCCCCAGCAGGGACCAGCCTCCAGGAATAACCAGCCTCCAGGGGGAACCAGCCCCCAGTGGGGACCAGCCTCCAGGAAGAACCAGCCTCCAGGGGGAACCAGCCTCCAGGgggaccagcctccagggggaaccagcctccagggggaccagcctccagggggaccagcctccagggggaACCAGCCTCCAGGGGGAACCAGCCTCCAGGAATAACCAGCCTCCAGGGGGACCATCCTCCAGGGAggaccagcctccagggggaaccagcctccaggaagaaccagcctccagggggaccagcctccagggggaACCAGCCTCCAGGGGGAACCAGCCTCCAGGGGGAACCAGCCCCCAGTGGGGACCAGCCTCCAGGAATAACCAGCCTCCAGGGGGACCATCCTCCAGGGAggaccagcctccagggggaCCAGCCCCCAGGGGGAACCAGCCTCCAGGGGGAACCAGCCTCCAGGGGGAACCAGCCTCCAGGAAGAACCAGCCTCCAGGgggaccagcctccagggggaCCAGCCTCCAAGGgggaccagcctccagggggaCCAGCCTCCAAGGGGGAACCAGCGTCCAGGGGGAACCAGCCTCCAGCgggaccagcctccagggggaACCAGCGTCCAGGGGGAACCAGCGTCCAGGGGGACCAGCGTCCAGGgggaccagcctccagggggaACCAGCGTCCAGGGGGAACCAGCCTCCAGGgggaccagcctccagggggaccagcctccagggggaACCAGCGTCCAGGgggaccagcctccagggggaCTAGCCTCCAGGGGGAACCAGCGTCCAGGGGGAACCAGCCTCCAGCgggaccagcctccaggggggaccagcctccagggggGACCAGCCTCCAGGAAGAACCAGCCTCCAGGGGGGACCAGCGTCCAGGGGGGACCAGCCTCCAGCgggaccagcctccagggggGACCAGCGTCCAGGgggaccagcctccagggggaCCGGCCTCTAGGGgggaccagcctccagggggGACCAGCCTCCAGGAAGAACCAGCCTCCAGGGGGAACCAGCGTCCAGGGGGAACCAGCCTCCAAGGgggaccagcctccagggggGACCAGCCTCCAGGAAGAACCAGCCTCCAAGGGGGACAAGCCTCCAGGGGGACCAGCCTCCAAGGGGGACCGGCCTCCAGGGgggaccagcctccagggggGACCAGCCTCCAGGAAGAACCAGCCTCCAGGGGGAACCAGCGTCCAGGGGGAACCAGCCTCCAGCgggaccagcctccagggggGACCAGCGTCCAGGGGGACCAGCCGGGCTGACACATTGCCTTCACTctcgtgggctgtttccagacttCTGACCTTGACAAGTGTTAGACCCTCAAGTCTGTGCTGTCTTAAGCACTCAGGTGGGGGTCACTTGCTACAGTAGCCACAGAAAGACCACCCATCCTGTGACTCAGTCGGCCCTACTGCAGGGGCAGGGGGTAGGTGACCCCATGTCACTGAGGAAGAAGCCGAGACCTGGATGGTGCTGGGGGCTGGGCTCGGGTTCTGGGGTCACCGTGGCCCAGCCGGTGGGcgctcccagctcctcccatgTTTTCCTCCCGCCAGACACAGAAGTGTCACACAGATGGACGGGGTGGCAACAGAGGCTGTTCCCGAAAGCTCTAGCCAGCAGGGGACTCCCGGTCACTCCCACAGACGAGGAAACCAGGCGGGCCTCAGGTGACCCTGCTCCCCATCCCGGCCAGTGGGGTTGGATGGCAGACCCTCTGGGTCCCGCGCAGCGAAGGGGCCGGCAGCTGGACGCCGGGCAGACACAGGGAGCCCCCATTCCAGAACCCACACGGCTGGGGCTCCTCAGAAGAGCTTCCCTACGGAAACCACCTGCCCAGGAGCAAAGCGCAGTCTCAGCGCTCTGGGCTGCGTGAGGGCCGGCCGAGGGGCAAGCTGGCACCGGGGCGACCAGGTTCAGCAGGGCCGGGGGGTGCCGAGCAGGGCACCCGGAGCCACGGGGACAGGTGTCAGCCGGGGACCCCAAGCAGGCCGGGCCCTGGAAGTGGGGCACCCAGGTTACCCGTCTGCTGTACCCCTGGGATGGGTCAAGACAGGATGTGGGGGACAAGGGACACGGGCAATGTGACCTGCACAGGAGGAACAGGGCTGGGCCTGGGGGGCCCCCTGTcaggcaggggctgggagggacACTCCAGCAAACACCCGTCTCCAAGCCCTGACGCCCACTCAGACAGACAGGCCTCTACAACGCACATGTAATGAACTCCGTGGGCCCGAGTGGGCAGAGGCCCCAGGCTCCTGCAGGGCCCACGAAGCACCGGCGGGGCCTCCTGGGCCTCCAACCACTCTGAGGGAAGGGGACCCGCGCCGGCCCACGGGAAGCCCCGGCACGCGGGCAGACACGAGCGAGAGGGCGGGCGCGTGCTGTTCGTGGACCCCGGGTGCGCCCAGGGGATGCCCTGAACTCCGCCAGACGCCTGTCTCTGCAGCTCCAACCACCTTCCCCTGCAGCCACGTGGGGAGCAGATGCCAGCATTGCTCTTTCCAAGTAATGTCCTTACTTGACAGAATTAAAAGTTCGCAGCCCTTCCCCAATCACCCGATGGTTGGTTTTTTTTGGCGTTTCTGCTAAGATCATGAAACCCTCACAGCtggcctctccctcccctccctgggcctagAGAGGTGGACCTCAGGCCAGGCAGCACTGTCCAGGGTCACAGGGTTTCAAGAGTCGGGCGACACATCGTGGAGCGCAGGAAGAAGGGCGGGAGGCAGGGGGTCTCTGCCTGTTGGAGCCTCATGAGCAGGTAAGGGGGGACCCCCACTCTCTTAGACTGGGGGTGCGGGCCATGTGTGAGCACTCACCCCCAGGGAGGTGTGTCACTGTCTCTGACTGAAGGAGGGCAGTGAGGGACAGCTTGGATGCCACCCTCAGCGTCATGGTGACAAATGAGAATTCGCTCACCACACACACCACCATGTGATCACTGTGTGCTAGGAGCCGAGAAGGGAAAGGTCTGGGCTGAATCCACCTGGGCAGGGGCATGAGGACAACCCCAAGGAAAGGGGCTCCCTGAAGAAGCGACACCCTCACTAAGACTCAAGCCTGAGGAGTCGGCAGGGGCAgcgtgtgcaaaggccctggggttaGGGTAGGAGAGATGAGCAGGGTGTGTCTGGGAGCCAGGGGAAAAATGGATGGGAGACAAAGATGAAGTCTACACACGATGCTGCCCGCAAACCTGGGGCAGACACAGCCCGACGCCCGGCTGGCAATGGACCGGAGACAACATGAAGCAGGAAGGTCAGTGCAAAGCCCAGGTGTCCACTCGGGCTCCACAAGCCACACACCCGCGGGGCTCGGCCGTAGGCCTCCTCAGCAGGGCCCGGGCTGACGGGGTCCTCCGTCCAAGCGCGCTCACCCGGGCCCACGGTCCCCGACGCCgcagggggaggcaggaggagggcgGCACTCACCGAGCTGGGGCTCAGCCCCATGTTGGCCTCCACATACGTCTCCGTCTTGGGCTCGACCGCCAGCTCGGCCTCCAGGATCTTCTCCACCGGCATGTCCTCGTTGGCGCTGCTTGTGGACTCCACCTCGTTCTCGTTCCGGTCCTTGCCCCGCTGCCGCTCCTCCTGCACGGCTGAGACACAGAGCATGCCTGCCTCTCACTAGCTCATTCCACCAGTGGGCCCACCGGGACCTGCCGGGGCAGGTGGGGCCTGGGTCTCATAGACCTGACTGCTCAGCAGGGATCCCAACAGAGAGACGGAAGGGCTTTGACGAACCATGGGCTGAGGCAAACCCAGGAAGGCTTCCCGAAAGAAGGGGCAATGAGACTGAGGAGCCAGAAGCACAGGGATACCAGTTCAGGCAGAGGAGTTAGcacgtgcaaaggcccagagCCAGAGAAGAGATGTGTGGAGGGCTGACTAGATTCGGGGGGAGTCAGGAGGCGGCCTGGCTTCAGGGAGCCTAGGGAGAGAACCCCATGGGAGGAGACGAAGAAGGAGCTCACTTCAACTCTCTTCCCAAACAGACCCACGCGGTAGAAAAGCCAAGGAGGCCAGGGCCCCCACACAGGGTGTTTaaagaccttggacttcaaagcCCATGCGGCTCAAGACGCCCTTGCCCAGGAGGCGGCCAGGACCTCCCTGAAGTCACCGGCAAGCCCAAACCAACATGAACCAGAGCCAAACCGTCAAGCCCACCTAGAGCACCCAGGCGGCTCCTGGGGCCCCTGCAGCCTCCCGAGCTGACCCAcatcccaccccctcctctgcTGGGGGCACCAAGGACCTTAGACAGAGGGGAGAGCCACGGCCTGAGGCTGACACGGGGCTGGAGGGGCTGCCCACACAGCAGCGCTGCAGCGGAGCTGGCTGGCGGGTCAGGGCTGGGCCTCCCAGGGACGCCCGGATGCCACGGTGTGGCAGGACCAGCGCCGGGACGAGCAGTCCTCCCCTGAGCCCGCCCGAGCCCACCCTCCTGAGGTCCTGCCCTGCTGAGTCCCAGGACACCGTTGGCCTCCTCAGGCCCGGCTCCTCGGCTCCCACCCCAAGCAAGACCCCCGGCTTCTCGGGACCCCTGGGGGGGAGCCTGGGCGGGGCAACCTGTGGAACGCTGTGTAGACACTTCTGTGCACACGCCCGCCCTGCTGCAAGGAAGGTCCTGGAAAGAGCCCCTGGCTCAAACCCAGGGCCCCCAGACCCTGGGAGGACCAGCACAGGCAGAGCTGGGCCAGCCCCCTCGGGTTGCACCCCGGTCCACAAGGCTCCTGGTAGGAGGTGGAGCCGTCCTGCGCTGGGATGCGCTGGAAGAGCCCCCAGGCCAGGCCTGGGTCCCCCCTGGCACCTCAGTGGCACGGGCGGCTTACCCCTGCAGGAGCACCAGGGCTGTGGGGACACAGGGTGGGCGCTGGCGGCCGTCGGCCCTGGGAGAGGGCACGGGCAAGGGCGTGAGCCGCCGTGCAGCCCGACTCCCGGACCAGTTCAGGGGGTCACGGTGCCCTGCGCGCAGCCCCTGGGGCCCCTCACCATACCTGAGCGTGGACCTCGCAGCCCAGAGTCAGCCATGCCCTCTGCAGACCTCCAGCATCCGCATGCTGGGCCCCACCAAGGCAGGGGGCGCGCCCGCAGCCCACCCCACTCGGACCCGGCCCCTCGCAGctacctcctcccctccctgggggCCATCCTGAGCGCACCCCCCCCCAGGCCCTGATGAACCGGGGCCTCTGGGGGCCCCCGCGGGGAGGACGTTCGCAGGGAGGCACCCCTGGGGCCCAGGCACGTCCTGCACAGGTGTGTGCTCAGGCCAGCTGACGCACAGCTGCTGGCTCTGGCCCTCTGGCCGGCCTCCACCAGCTCTGGAGGTGGGGGCTCAGCAgaggggcctcaggcctcccaaAGATGCCCCCCAGGCCAGATGCTGCTGCCTCCcgccttccctccctctgcccagcctGACCCCACCTGGATTGCCCTATTTCTGGCCGGTCCTGGTTTACACCCTAGACCAGCCCCACGCCTCCCCTCCCCATGAGCTGCAGCCCCTCCCGGGCCTTCCCACGCACCACTGCCCGCTGGCCTCAGACAGGCTCGttccccacaccctccccagAGGCCTCTGTGGGGCAGACacagtccccccaccccatcctcgcCTACACTGGCTGCCACAGGCCCACCTCTGCACCGCCAGacccagccccctgccctggcTCCAAGGGCCAGAGCTCCAGGCAGCCTGGCCCACACCCTGGCCCCCTTGGCTTCTGCAGGTGTTTGGCCAGTGccggagggaaggaaggagggaggggagggggggtgcccACGGCTCTGGCCCCACCCACCGCGTCTCAGTAGCCACTTTCTGCGAAGGCCACAGTCCTCAGTGAGCAGCCCTCTCTCGGGACTTGGCACACCCACGTTCCCTCCTCCAGGCTGGAGGTGTCAGGCTCCCTGCTCGTGCGAGGGGGTTCCCCCGGGCCTGCTAGGTGACCCGTCACGCTGCCACACAGCCGTGGTG
The DNA window shown above is from Saccopteryx bilineata isolate mSacBil1 chromosome 2, mSacBil1_pri_phased_curated, whole genome shotgun sequence and carries:
- the RXRA gene encoding retinoic acid receptor RXR-alpha isoform X5 is translated as MAAPSLHPALGPGLGPSLGSPGQLHSPISTLSSPINGMGPPFSVISSPMGPHSMSVPTTPTLGFGTSSPQLNSPMNPVSSTEDIKPPLGLNGVLKVPAHPSGNMASFTKHICAICGDRSSGKHYGVYSCEGCKGFFKRTVRKDLTYTCRDNKDCLIDKRQRNRCQYCRYQKCLAMGMKREAVQEERQRGKDRNENEVESTSSANEDMPVEKILEAELAVEPKTETYVEANMGLSPSSPNDPVTNICQAADKQLFTLVEWAKRIPHFSELPLDDQVILLRAGWNELLIASFSHRSIAVKDGILLATGLHVHRNSAHSAGVGAIFDRVLTELVSKMRDMHMDKTELGCLRAIVLFNPDSKGLSNPAEVEALREKVYASLEAYCKHKYPEQPGRFAKLLLRLPALRSIGLKCLEHLFFFKLIGDTPIDTFLMEMLEAPHQMT
- the RXRA gene encoding retinoic acid receptor RXR-alpha isoform X2, with the protein product MAHAGPPCAAAPARTPGPWDFSTQVNSSSLNSPTGRGSMAAPSLHPALGPGLGPSLGSPGQLHSPISTLSSPINGMGPPFSVISSPMGPHSMSVPTTPTLGFGTSSPQLNSPMNPVSSTEDIKPPLGLNGVLKVPAHPSGNMASFTKHICAICGDRSSGKHYGVYSCEGCKGFFKRTVRKDLTYTCRDNKDCLIDKRQRNRCQYCRYQKCLAMGMKREAVQEERQRGKDRNENEVESTSSANEDMPVEKILEAELAVEPKTETYVEANMGLSPSSPNDPVTNICQAADKQLFTLVEWAKRIPHFSELPLDDQVILLRAGWNELLIASFSHRSIAVKDGILLATGLHVHRNSAHSAGVGAIFDRVLTELVSKMRDMHMDKTELGCLRAIVLFNPDSKGLSNPAEVEALREKVYASLEAYCKHKYPEQPGRFAKLLLRLPALRSIGLKCLEHLFFFKLIGDTPIDTFLMEMLEAPHQMT
- the RXRA gene encoding retinoic acid receptor RXR-alpha isoform X4; the encoded protein is MSKPQDFSTQVNSSSLNSPTGRGSMAAPSLHPALGPGLGPSLGSPGQLHSPISTLSSPINGMGPPFSVISSPMGPHSMSVPTTPTLGFGTSSPQLNSPMNPVSSTEDIKPPLGLNGVLKVPAHPSGNMASFTKHICAICGDRSSGKHYGVYSCEGCKGFFKRTVRKDLTYTCRDNKDCLIDKRQRNRCQYCRYQKCLAMGMKREAVQEERQRGKDRNENEVESTSSANEDMPVEKILEAELAVEPKTETYVEANMGLSPSSPNDPVTNICQAADKQLFTLVEWAKRIPHFSELPLDDQVILLRAGWNELLIASFSHRSIAVKDGILLATGLHVHRNSAHSAGVGAIFDRVLTELVSKMRDMHMDKTELGCLRAIVLFNPDSKGLSNPAEVEALREKVYASLEAYCKHKYPEQPGRFAKLLLRLPALRSIGLKCLEHLFFFKLIGDTPIDTFLMEMLEAPHQMT
- the RXRA gene encoding retinoic acid receptor RXR-alpha isoform X3, whose product is MDTKHFLPLDFSTQVNSSSLNSPTGRGSMAAPSLHPALGPGLGPSLGSPGQLHSPISTLSSPINGMGPPFSVISSPMGPHSMSVPTTPTLGFGTSSPQLNSPMNPVSSTEDIKPPLGLNGVLKVPAHPSGNMASFTKHICAICGDRSSGKHYGVYSCEGCKGFFKRTVRKDLTYTCRDNKDCLIDKRQRNRCQYCRYQKCLAMGMKREAVQEERQRGKDRNENEVESTSSANEDMPVEKILEAELAVEPKTETYVEANMGLSPSSPNDPVTNICQAADKQLFTLVEWAKRIPHFSELPLDDQVILLRAGWNELLIASFSHRSIAVKDGILLATGLHVHRNSAHSAGVGAIFDRVLTELVSKMRDMHMDKTELGCLRAIVLFNPDSKGLSNPAEVEALREKVYASLEAYCKHKYPEQPGRFAKLLLRLPALRSIGLKCLEHLFFFKLIGDTPIDTFLMEMLEAPHQMT
- the RXRA gene encoding retinoic acid receptor RXR-alpha isoform X1 translates to MRKWEPREGEGLAPGHTARRPSQGRWRAASRKHGSDFSTQVNSSSLNSPTGRGSMAAPSLHPALGPGLGPSLGSPGQLHSPISTLSSPINGMGPPFSVISSPMGPHSMSVPTTPTLGFGTSSPQLNSPMNPVSSTEDIKPPLGLNGVLKVPAHPSGNMASFTKHICAICGDRSSGKHYGVYSCEGCKGFFKRTVRKDLTYTCRDNKDCLIDKRQRNRCQYCRYQKCLAMGMKREAVQEERQRGKDRNENEVESTSSANEDMPVEKILEAELAVEPKTETYVEANMGLSPSSPNDPVTNICQAADKQLFTLVEWAKRIPHFSELPLDDQVILLRAGWNELLIASFSHRSIAVKDGILLATGLHVHRNSAHSAGVGAIFDRVLTELVSKMRDMHMDKTELGCLRAIVLFNPDSKGLSNPAEVEALREKVYASLEAYCKHKYPEQPGRFAKLLLRLPALRSIGLKCLEHLFFFKLIGDTPIDTFLMEMLEAPHQMT